In Gossypium arboreum isolate Shixiya-1 chromosome 5, ASM2569848v2, whole genome shotgun sequence, a single genomic region encodes these proteins:
- the LOC108450696 gene encoding amino acid permease 6 isoform X1: MRMGISARTWMMMVDPKEPVFIYFLPLKMLIFMHGHFFSFNTLVLALGWFFFFLLEGTWVTASAHIITAVIGSGVLSLAWAIAQLGWVVGPAVLMAFSFITYFTSTLLADCYRAPDPVHGKRNYTYMDVVRAYLGGRKVQLCGLAQYANLVGVTIGYTITASISMVAVKRSNCFHKHGHHAKCQTSNNPFMVIFACIQIVLSQIPNFHNLSWLSILAAIMSFAYSSIGLGLSIAKVAGGEPVRTTLTGVTVGVDVSGSEKIWRTFQAIGDIAFAYAYSTVLVEIQDTIKSSPPENKSMKRATTLGVSTTTLFYVLCGLVGYAAFGNDAPGNFLTGFGFYEPFWLIDFANICIAIHLIGAYQVFAQPLFGFVEGWCARQWPDSKFITREHAVDIPCYGVYYLNLFRLVWRTAYVVVTAVVAMIFPFFNDFLGLIGAGSFWPLTVYFPIEMHIAQTNLPKYSFRWTWLKILSWVCLIVSLIAAAGSVQGLIQSLKTYKPFQTQE; the protein is encoded by the exons ATGAGAATGGGGATATCTGCAAGAACTTGGATGATGATGGTCGACCCAAAAGAAccggtatttatttattttcttcccCTCAAAATGCTTATTTTTATGCAtggtcattttttttctttcaatacGCTTGTTCTTGCTTTgggatggttttttttttttttacttgaagGGACTTGGGTTACTGCAAGTGCTCATATTATCACTGCTGTGATTGGTTCTGGAGTGCTATCTCTTGCATGGGCAATTGCCCAGTTGGGTTGGGTGGTTGGACCAGCTGTTCTCATGGCTTTCTCCTTCATCACCTACTTCACCTCCACCCTCCTTGCTGATTGCTATAGAGCTCCTGATCCTGTCCACGGAAAGCGAAACTACACCTACATGGATGTTGTTAGAGCTTACTTAG GAGGAAGAAAAGTCCAACTTTGTGGATTGGCTCAATATGCAAATCTTGTTGGAGTAACCATTGGTTACACTATCACCGCATCCATTAGTATGGT GGCTGTCAAAAGGTCAAATTGCTTCCACAAGCATGGCCATCACGCGAAGTGCCAAACATCAAACAACCCTTTCATGGTCATCTTTGCTTGCATCCAAATCGTTCTCAGCCAAATCCCAAATTTTCACAACCTTTCATGGCTATCCATTCTCGCAGCCATCATGTCTTTCGCTTATTCTTCCATTGGCCTTGGGCTTTCCATAGCTAAAGTTGCAG GTGGTGAACCTGTAAGGACAACCTTAACTGGAGTGACAGTAGGGGTGGACGTGTCAGGATCTGAAAAGATTTGGAGGACATTCCAAGCTATTGGAGACATTGCCTTTGCCTATGCTTATTCTACCGTCCTAGTTGAGATTCAG GACACGATCAAATCGAGCCCACCAGAGAACAAATCAATGAAGAGAGCAACCACCCTAGGTGTCTCAACAACCACTTTGTTCTACGTACTTTGCGGCCTTGTAGGATACGCAGCCTTCGGGAACGACGCACCGGGAAATTTCCTCACCGGCTTCGGCTTCTACGAACCCTTTTGGTTGATCGACTTCGCCAACATCTGCATTGCCATCCATCTTATTGGTGCATACCAG GTTTTTGCCCAACCCTTATTCGGATTCGTCGAAGGCTGGTGCGCCAGGCAATGGCCTGATAGCAAGTTCATTACAAGAGAACACGCCGTTGACATTCCATGCTACGGTGTTTATTACCTCAACTTGTTCAGGTTGGTGTGGAGGACAGCCTACGTTGTCGTGACAGCCGTGGTAGCCATGATTTTCCCATTCTTCAACGATTTCTTGGGTCTTATCGGGGCGGGCTCGTTTTGGCCATTAACAGTCTACTTCCCCATAGAGATGCACATTGCTCAAACGAATCTGCCCAAGTACTCCTTCAGGTGGAcgtggctgaaaatactaagctGGGTTTGCTTGATTGTGTCGCTCATTGCTGCAGCCGGATCGGTTCAGGGACTGATTCAAAGCCTCAAGACATATAAGCCGTTTCAGACTCAGGAATGA
- the LOC108453511 gene encoding probable inactive poly [ADP-ribose] polymerase SRO3, translating into MTMNLVEYAGVRVPPSAPASFSSSKGTCKRGGSVRSGFCKRDFSQNNANFGRSAVPLRFMYFRNDSWVNFSADVVETLRAGFLERKPIIETSIDGSKYIFDFKRMLQIEYSTGNCRSISWIDESGKCFFPSDFFSEEEFIQSECSEWDDNTSCNYKNKNCNCNPKIEIEVKIDRPSSKRKREEEPEVSSSCKAAGNDAVKCQRLEEGGDAKWPNTIRLNATDMTSMLVKDNFLKGIAKVDTGALVTSIHQCKRETHLDKARHEVFQKQNEITKAARGTSNMVYAWFGASAKRVESVLAHGFGLPSKLPAADAYGIGIYLSPVGLPHLSAKLADVDGNGLKHLILCRVILGNVEKVEAGSEQYLPSSVDFDTGSDDPKNPKWYVVWSNIANMHILPESVVSFRPSNMQGQAPLRAVAGVKYSLEKLFSKIKSSLPPGNVQEILMIYSTYRAGMMAKDAFIKKLRQVAGDEVLRSAIQDINASG; encoded by the exons ATGACCATGAATCTGGTGGAATACGCTGGCGTTAGGGTTCCTCCTAGTGCACCGGCATCGTTTTCCTCCTCTAAAGGTACGTGTAAACGCGGCGGCAGCGTCCGATCTGGTTTCTGCAAACGAGATTTCTCGCAGAACAACGCGAATTTCGGACGGAGCGCGGTTCCTTTGCGGTTCATGTACTTTCGTAATGATTCATGGGTTAATTTCTCGGCCGATGTAGTAGAAACGCTCCGAGCCGGTTTCTTGGAGCGGAAACCGATTATCGAGACGTCGATTGACGGTTCGAAGTATATATTTGATTTCAAGAGGATGCTGCAGATCGAGTACTCGACAGGTAATTGCCGGTCAATTTCTTGGATAGACGAAAGTGGCAAGTGTTTTTTCCCTAGCGATTTTTTTAGCGAAGAAGAATTTATTCAATCAGAATGTAGTGAGTGGGATGATAATACTAGCtgtaattataaaaataagaatTGTAATTGCAATCCTAAGATTGAGATAGAAGTTAAGATTGATCGACCTTCATCGAAGAGAAAGAGGGAGGAGGAGCCTGAAGTGAGCTCCTCTTGCAAAGCCGCGGGGAATGATGCGGTCAAATGTCAGCGTTTGGAGGAGGGAGGAGATGCTAAATGGCCTAATACGATACGGTTAAATGCAACAGATATGACGTCTATGCTCGTGAAGGATAATTTCTTGAAAGGAATTGCGAAAGTTGATACTGGAGCTTTGGTTACTTCAATTCATCAATGTAAGCGAGAAACGCATTTGGACAAAGCTCGTCACGAAGTTTTTCAAAAGCAGAATGAGATTACTAAGGCTGCCAGGGGCACTTCAAATATGGTTTATGCATGGTTTGGGGCTTCCGCCAAGCGTGTGGAGAGTGTGCTGGCCCATGGGTTTGGGTTACCTAGTAAGCTTCCCGCGGCTGATGCTTATGGGATTGGCATTTATTTATCTCCCGTAGGCTTGCCACACTTGAG TGCAAAGCTTGCTGATGTTGATGGTAATGGTCTAAAACATCTTATTCTGTGCCGGGTGATATTGGGAAATGTCGAAAAAGTAGAAGCCGGATCAGAACAGTATCTCCCATCTAGTGTAGATTTTGACACTGGTTCTGATGATCCCAAGAACCCGAAGTGGTATGTGGTATGGTCAAATATTGCAAACATGCATATTCTTCCCGAGTCTGTTGTGAGTTTCAGACCTAGTAACATGCAAG GTCAAGCTCCACTGAGGGCAGTTGCGGGTGTTAAGTATTCCCTTGAAAAATTATTTTCGAAGATTAAGAGCTCTCTACCTCCTGGCAATGTCCAAGAAATATTGATGATATACAGCACATATAGG GCTGGAATGATGGCCAAGGATGCTTTTATAAAGAAACTACGGCAGGTTGCTGGGGATGAGGTCCTGAGATCCGCTATTCAGGATATCAATGCTTCTGGATGA
- the LOC108450696 gene encoding amino acid permease 6 isoform X2 — MAKEMQKTSMFIERNPGDYENGDICKNLDDDGRPKRTGTWVTASAHIITAVIGSGVLSLAWAIAQLGWVVGPAVLMAFSFITYFTSTLLADCYRAPDPVHGKRNYTYMDVVRAYLGGRKVQLCGLAQYANLVGVTIGYTITASISMVAVKRSNCFHKHGHHAKCQTSNNPFMVIFACIQIVLSQIPNFHNLSWLSILAAIMSFAYSSIGLGLSIAKVAGGEPVRTTLTGVTVGVDVSGSEKIWRTFQAIGDIAFAYAYSTVLVEIQDTIKSSPPENKSMKRATTLGVSTTTLFYVLCGLVGYAAFGNDAPGNFLTGFGFYEPFWLIDFANICIAIHLIGAYQVFAQPLFGFVEGWCARQWPDSKFITREHAVDIPCYGVYYLNLFRLVWRTAYVVVTAVVAMIFPFFNDFLGLIGAGSFWPLTVYFPIEMHIAQTNLPKYSFRWTWLKILSWVCLIVSLIAAAGSVQGLIQSLKTYKPFQTQE; from the exons ATGGCCAAAGAGATGCAGAAGACTAGCATGTTCATTGAGAGAAACCCTGGGGATTATGAGAATGGGGATATCTGCAAGAACTTGGATGATGATGGTCGACCCAAAAGAAccg GGACTTGGGTTACTGCAAGTGCTCATATTATCACTGCTGTGATTGGTTCTGGAGTGCTATCTCTTGCATGGGCAATTGCCCAGTTGGGTTGGGTGGTTGGACCAGCTGTTCTCATGGCTTTCTCCTTCATCACCTACTTCACCTCCACCCTCCTTGCTGATTGCTATAGAGCTCCTGATCCTGTCCACGGAAAGCGAAACTACACCTACATGGATGTTGTTAGAGCTTACTTAG GAGGAAGAAAAGTCCAACTTTGTGGATTGGCTCAATATGCAAATCTTGTTGGAGTAACCATTGGTTACACTATCACCGCATCCATTAGTATGGT GGCTGTCAAAAGGTCAAATTGCTTCCACAAGCATGGCCATCACGCGAAGTGCCAAACATCAAACAACCCTTTCATGGTCATCTTTGCTTGCATCCAAATCGTTCTCAGCCAAATCCCAAATTTTCACAACCTTTCATGGCTATCCATTCTCGCAGCCATCATGTCTTTCGCTTATTCTTCCATTGGCCTTGGGCTTTCCATAGCTAAAGTTGCAG GTGGTGAACCTGTAAGGACAACCTTAACTGGAGTGACAGTAGGGGTGGACGTGTCAGGATCTGAAAAGATTTGGAGGACATTCCAAGCTATTGGAGACATTGCCTTTGCCTATGCTTATTCTACCGTCCTAGTTGAGATTCAG GACACGATCAAATCGAGCCCACCAGAGAACAAATCAATGAAGAGAGCAACCACCCTAGGTGTCTCAACAACCACTTTGTTCTACGTACTTTGCGGCCTTGTAGGATACGCAGCCTTCGGGAACGACGCACCGGGAAATTTCCTCACCGGCTTCGGCTTCTACGAACCCTTTTGGTTGATCGACTTCGCCAACATCTGCATTGCCATCCATCTTATTGGTGCATACCAG GTTTTTGCCCAACCCTTATTCGGATTCGTCGAAGGCTGGTGCGCCAGGCAATGGCCTGATAGCAAGTTCATTACAAGAGAACACGCCGTTGACATTCCATGCTACGGTGTTTATTACCTCAACTTGTTCAGGTTGGTGTGGAGGACAGCCTACGTTGTCGTGACAGCCGTGGTAGCCATGATTTTCCCATTCTTCAACGATTTCTTGGGTCTTATCGGGGCGGGCTCGTTTTGGCCATTAACAGTCTACTTCCCCATAGAGATGCACATTGCTCAAACGAATCTGCCCAAGTACTCCTTCAGGTGGAcgtggctgaaaatactaagctGGGTTTGCTTGATTGTGTCGCTCATTGCTGCAGCCGGATCGGTTCAGGGACTGATTCAAAGCCTCAAGACATATAAGCCGTTTCAGACTCAGGAATGA